The DNA region TTCGGTCACCTCGGCTGCCGGTACGTAGGCACCGCGGGCATCGGTGTAGGCGAAGGCCTGGATGTAGCCCTGGTTGACCAACCGGCGATACGGCTCGCGGGAGCTGACGTGACCGAGGTCGTAGAGCACCTTGTGCCAGAACCGCGAGTACAGCAGATGCAGCACCGCATGCTCGACACCGCCGACGTAGAGATCAACCCCGCCCGGATCGGTGGGCCCGTGCTCTGCGGGCCTGGGCCCCATCCAGTACGCCTCGTTCTCCTTCGCGCACAACGCATCGTGGTTGTGCGGGTCGGTGTAGCGCAGCTCATACCAGGAGCTGCCGGCCCACTGCGGCATCACGTTGGTGTCGCGGGTGTAGGACTTCAGACCGTCGCCCAAGTCCAGCTCCACATGCACCCAGTCGGTGGCCTTGGCCAGCGGCGGGGACGGTTCGCTGGCGGCGTCGGCGGGATCGAACAGCACCGGCGAATAGTCAGGCACGTCGGGCAACTCGACAGGCAGCAGTTCTTCGGGCAACGCGTGCGGCCGGCCGTCGGCGTCGTAGACGATCGGGAACGGTTCTCCCCAGTAACGTTGCCGGGCGAACAACCAGTCACGCAACTTGTATTCCACCCGTTCGCGGCCCCGTCCGTCGGCCACCAAGCGTGCGGTCATCGCCGCCTTCGCCTCGACGACCGGCATACCGTCGAGGAAGCCGGAATTGACCATGGCGCCGTCCCCGGTATAGGCAGCCTGTGAAACATCGCCGCCTGCAACGACTTCGATGATCGGTAGGCCGAACTCTGTGGCGAAGTCCCAGTCGCGCTGGTCGCCTCCGGGCACGGCCATGATCGCCCCCGTTCCGTAGCCGGCCAGCACGTAGTCGGCGATGAACACCGGGACCTGCCGGCCGTCAGCCGGATTGGTGGCAAGTGACCCCAGGAACACGCCCGTCTTGGACTTGTTCTCCTGGCGTTCCAGATCGGACTTCGCGGCGATCGCCGACCGGTAGGCGCTGACCGCATCTCGCGGCGTGGCGCCACCGTAGGTCCAGCGGCTGTCCACCCCGTCGGGCCAGCAGTCTGCGACCAGGCGGTCCACCAGCGGATGCTCGGGCGCCAGTACCATATAGGTGGCACCGAACAAGGTGTCCGGGCGGGTGGTGAACACCTCGATGTCACCGTGCTCGGTGCCGAACAGCACGGTGGCACCGGTGGATCGGCCGATCCAGTTGCGCTGCATCGTCTTGACCTTCTCCGGCCAGTCCAGCACCTCGAGGTCCTCGAGCAGTCGGTCAGAGTAGGCCGTAATGCGCATCATCCACTGGCGCAGCCGCTTCCGGAACACCGGGAAGTTGCCGCGCTCGCTGCGGCCGTCGGAGGTGACCTCCTCGTTGGCCAACACCGTGCCCAGACCGGGGCACCAGTTCACCATCGAGTCGGCCAGGTACACCAGCCGATGCGAATCGATCACATCCGCGCGCCCTGCGGCGTCGAGTGTCGCCCAGTCCCGACCGTCGTCGAGGCTGCGGATTCCGGCATCGAACTCGGCGATCAGTTCGGTGATCGGGCGGGCCCGGTTGACCTGCGGATCGAACCAGGCGTTGTAGATCTGAAGGAAGATCCACTGGGTCCACCGGTAGTAGTCGACGTCGGTGGTCGAGAAGCTACGGCGGGTGTCGTGACCCAGGCCCAACCGGCCCAGCTGCCGCCGGAAGTTGACGATGTTGGCCTCGGTGCGGGTCCGCGGATGGGTCCCGGTCTGGATGGCGTACTGCTCGGCGGGCAGACCGAATGCATCGAAACCCAACGCGTGCAGCACATTACGGCCCGTCATCCGATGATAGCGGGCGTAGACGTCGGTGGCGATGTAGCCGAGCGGGTGCCCGACGTGCAGGCCTTCACCTGATGGGTACGGGAACATGTCCTGGACGAACATCTTGTCCGCCGGCAGCGGGTTGCCGTCGGCCGGGGCCAGCGAGCCGACCGGGTTGGCCACGTCGAACGTCCCGGTCTCCGACCACCGGGTCTGCCATGCACGCTCGATGTCACCGGCCAGCTCCGCAGTGTAGCGGTGCTGGGGGGTGTCCGCGGCAGGATCGGCGGCAGACTGCGCGGTAGGCGATTCGGTCACGCCAACAGGGTATAAGCACCCGCTGCCCCGATTCTGCGGCCACGGCTTGATCTCGGTTGCATTGCGGATGCGTCAGAGGTTGATTCCAGCTCGATCCCAGCCCTGGTGGGGCCGCGACAGCCGTGGATACATTCATCGCCTGGCACGGGCCACGCAAGCCCACGCCGGATCGGCACACCGGGTCGGCAAGGATTGGGAGGAGTTCACTCGATGAGCGAAATCGCCCGCCGCTGGCGGGTTTTGGCAGGAGGTGTGGCAGCCGGCGCCGCCGGGATGGTCGGCGTGCTGGGCATCTCAGGTAGCACCGCAGCCGCGCAGCCGCTGCCTTCCGTGCCGGGCCTGCCGGCCCCCGCTCCCGCCCCCGCGACGGTCACCCAGACCGTCACCGTGACCCCCAACGCCGCTCCCGCACCGGCGCTCGACCAGCCTGCTCCGATCACCGGCGGCGCCGCCGCGGTACCGGCCGGTGTCAGCGCCCCGCTGCCTGCCGGCGCCGGCCTCCCCGTCGCCGCCGCACCGGCGGTCCCGGCACGCCCGCCGAGCACGATCACCCCGGCCAGCTCGGGCACCCTCGCCGAATTCTTCGACGCCACGGGCGTCGCCCTCGAACCGCAGTCCAGCAGCGACTTCCGGGCTCTGAACATCGTGTTGCCGATGCCCCGCGGCTGGCAGCACATCCCCGATCCGAATGTGCCCGACGCGTTCGCTGTGATCGCCGACCGGGTCGGAGGCAACGGCCTATACTCGTCCAACGCGCAGGTCGTGGTGTACAAGCTGATCGGCGAGTTCGACCCCAAGGAGGCCATCAGCCACGGGTTCGTCGACAGTCAGCAGTTGCCGGCCTGGCGCAGCACCGACGCGTCGCTGGCCGATTTCGGCGGGATGCCCTCAGCGCTGATCGAAGGCACCTACCGGGAGAACAACATGACGTTGAACACCTCGCGTCGCCACGTCATCGCCACCGCGGGTCCCGAGCGCTACCTGGTGTCGCTGGCGGTCACCACCAGCGTCGACCAGGTCGTCGCGGCCGCCGACGCCACCGATGCCATCGTCAACGGCTTCAAGGTCGCGCTGCCCACCCCACCGGACGCCGCGCCGGTGCCCCCGCCGGGCGATCCCGCCCTGGCCCCCGCAGCTCCTGCCGCCCCGGCCCCCGCGGCTCCCGCCGCCCCGGCGGTGGCCGCCGAGCCGCAGATGCTGGGGCTGCCGGGATAGACGACGTCGTCCCCCGGGCGAAGCCTGGCGCCCGGGGGACGGCGGCCCAACCTTGGGCCGTATCCTGATATCCATGCTGGTCGCCGCCGTGCTGTGTCTTTCCGTGGCCGTGCTGGCGGCTGCGTCCGGGGTCTGGTCGTTGACCCGGCGCAGCAGCGACGATTACGTCCATCAGGTGCTTCGGGCCGTCGCTCCGACCCAACTGGCTGCCGCGGTGATGCTCACCGCCGGCGCCGTCGCCGCATTGTCGAGCGCACCCATGGCGCCGGTGATCCTGG from Mycobacterium sp. SMC-4 includes:
- the leuS gene encoding leucine--tRNA ligase encodes the protein MTESPTAQSAADPAADTPQHRYTAELAGDIERAWQTRWSETGTFDVANPVGSLAPADGNPLPADKMFVQDMFPYPSGEGLHVGHPLGYIATDVYARYHRMTGRNVLHALGFDAFGLPAEQYAIQTGTHPRTRTEANIVNFRRQLGRLGLGHDTRRSFSTTDVDYYRWTQWIFLQIYNAWFDPQVNRARPITELIAEFDAGIRSLDDGRDWATLDAAGRADVIDSHRLVYLADSMVNWCPGLGTVLANEEVTSDGRSERGNFPVFRKRLRQWMMRITAYSDRLLEDLEVLDWPEKVKTMQRNWIGRSTGATVLFGTEHGDIEVFTTRPDTLFGATYMVLAPEHPLVDRLVADCWPDGVDSRWTYGGATPRDAVSAYRSAIAAKSDLERQENKSKTGVFLGSLATNPADGRQVPVFIADYVLAGYGTGAIMAVPGGDQRDWDFATEFGLPIIEVVAGGDVSQAAYTGDGAMVNSGFLDGMPVVEAKAAMTARLVADGRGRERVEYKLRDWLFARQRYWGEPFPIVYDADGRPHALPEELLPVELPDVPDYSPVLFDPADAASEPSPPLAKATDWVHVELDLGDGLKSYTRDTNVMPQWAGSSWYELRYTDPHNHDALCAKENEAYWMGPRPAEHGPTDPGGVDLYVGGVEHAVLHLLYSRFWHKVLYDLGHVSSREPYRRLVNQGYIQAFAYTDARGAYVPAAEVTERDGKFFWPGPDGEIEVNQEFGKIGKSLKNSVSPDEICDHYGADTLRVYEMSMGPLEASRPWATKDVVGAYRFLQRVWRLVVDEDSGATRVTEDALDEPTVRLLHRTIAGTSDDYAALRNNTAAAKLIEFTNHLTKQSVTARAALEPLVLMVAPLAPHLAEELWQRLGHDASLAHGPFPVADEQYLVEDTVEYPVQVNGKVRSRITVAADADADTVEAAALADEKVLAFLDGRTAKKLIVVPGRLVNVVV
- a CDS encoding LpqN/LpqT family lipoprotein, which encodes MSEIARRWRVLAGGVAAGAAGMVGVLGISGSTAAAQPLPSVPGLPAPAPAPATVTQTVTVTPNAAPAPALDQPAPITGGAAAVPAGVSAPLPAGAGLPVAAAPAVPARPPSTITPASSGTLAEFFDATGVALEPQSSSDFRALNIVLPMPRGWQHIPDPNVPDAFAVIADRVGGNGLYSSNAQVVVYKLIGEFDPKEAISHGFVDSQQLPAWRSTDASLADFGGMPSALIEGTYRENNMTLNTSRRHVIATAGPERYLVSLAVTTSVDQVVAAADATDAIVNGFKVALPTPPDAAPVPPPGDPALAPAAPAAPAPAAPAAPAVAAEPQMLGLPG